One segment of Apus apus isolate bApuApu2 chromosome 1, bApuApu2.pri.cur, whole genome shotgun sequence DNA contains the following:
- the CCDC90B gene encoding coiled-coil domain-containing protein 90B, mitochondrial isoform X1 → MRGAVRGAALLGWAGGNGPGALPRRGLPSPVPRRGFAATLLRNSYDVRRVEITPLEQRKVTFDTHALVRDLEAHGFGKEQAETIVSALITLSNVSLDTVYKDMVTQAQQEITLQQIMAHLDSIRKDMVILEKSEFANLRAENEKMKIELDQVKQHLLNETGKIRADSKLDINLERSRVTDMFTDQERKLMEATTEFHKKDSSTNSVISEISNKIDTEIASLKTLMESNKLETIRYLAASVFTCLAIALGFYRFWK, encoded by the exons ATGAGGGGGGCCGTGCGCGGCGCCGCGCTGCTCGGCTGGGCCGGTGGGAACGGGCCGGGCGCGCTCCCGCGGCGGGGCCTGCCGTCCCCGGTGCCGCGGAGAG GCTTTGCTGCCACGCTCCTTAGGAACTCGTATGATGTCAGAAGAGTGGAGATCActcccctggagcagaggaaggtgaCTTTTGATACCCATGCTCTAGTGCGGGATCTAGAAGCCCATG GCTTCGGGAAGGAGCAAGCAGAGACCATCGTATCAGCACTGATAACTCTGTCAAATGTCAGCTTAGACACAGTCTATAAGGACATGGTTACACAGGCTCAGCAG GAAATAACTTTACAGCAGATAATGGCACATTTGGACTCCATTCGAAAAGACATGGTCATCCTGGAGAAAAGTGAATTTGCAAACTTGAGAGCAGAGAATGAG aaaatgaaaattgaatTAGATCAAGTGAAACAGCACCTGTTG AATGAAACTGGTAAAATCCGAGCTGACAGCAAGCTGGACATAAACCTGGAAAGGAGCAGAGTGACAGATATG TTTACAGATCAGGAGAGAAAACTGATGGAAGCCACTACAGAGTTCCATAAAAAA gaCTCAAGTACCAACAGTGTCATTTCAGAAATCAGTAATAAAATTGACACTGAAATAGCTTCCTTAAAAACACTCATGGAATCGAATAAACTTGAGACAATACGTTATTTGGCAG cctCAGTATTCACTTGCTTAGCAATAGCACTGGGATTTTACAGGTTCTGGAAATAG
- the CCDC90B gene encoding coiled-coil domain-containing protein 90B, mitochondrial isoform X2: protein MEITLQQIMAHLDSIRKDMVILEKSEFANLRAENEKMKIELDQVKQHLLNETGKIRADSKLDINLERSRVTDMFTDQERKLMEATTEFHKKDSSTNSVISEISNKIDTEIASLKTLMESNKLETIRYLAASVFTCLAIALGFYRFWK from the exons ATG GAAATAACTTTACAGCAGATAATGGCACATTTGGACTCCATTCGAAAAGACATGGTCATCCTGGAGAAAAGTGAATTTGCAAACTTGAGAGCAGAGAATGAG aaaatgaaaattgaatTAGATCAAGTGAAACAGCACCTGTTG AATGAAACTGGTAAAATCCGAGCTGACAGCAAGCTGGACATAAACCTGGAAAGGAGCAGAGTGACAGATATG TTTACAGATCAGGAGAGAAAACTGATGGAAGCCACTACAGAGTTCCATAAAAAA gaCTCAAGTACCAACAGTGTCATTTCAGAAATCAGTAATAAAATTGACACTGAAATAGCTTCCTTAAAAACACTCATGGAATCGAATAAACTTGAGACAATACGTTATTTGGCAG cctCAGTATTCACTTGCTTAGCAATAGCACTGGGATTTTACAGGTTCTGGAAATAG